DNA from Phragmites australis chromosome 16, lpPhrAust1.1, whole genome shotgun sequence:
GAGCCAATTTATCTTGGTCGGTGTTGCGAGGCTACCTCCACGCACATTTTGTATGGAGCCAAAGGCCAAAGCCCTCTTCGCCGCCTCTATTCCTTTTCTCACCACCGTTGCCCCTGCCAACTTCCCTCTGCAAAAAAACGCCAGCAATGGCATCCCGGAGGCcaaggatgaggatgatgtcgGTGTCCACTGTGGAGACGGTGTAGGGCACAGACTCGTTCAAGATCACCCGCTACAGCCTGCACAGGCAGCTCAGCATCAACAAGTCGTCCTTCTGCTCTGCCAACTTCACCGTCGGCGGCCACGACTGGCGCATCCGTTACAACTCAGACAGAGAGGGTCCCCAAGAAGAATTTGTCTCAATCTTTCTTGAGCTCACGAGCGAGCTTGTCGAGGTGAGGGCACTCTTCGAATTTAGGATGGTCAACCCAGTCTCCGAGCGGTCATCATCATCTAATACTCCTGGCCGATTGTGTTCAACAGTGAAAATCTGACATCGGGTATCACCACGTTCATGAGGAAGACCAAACTAGACTTGTTGACAGTGGATTTCGTGCAAGACGACTGCCTCCTGATAGAGTGTGATGTCATAGTAATCAAAGAATCACTGGTGAAAGAGACGGCTCTCGCCTCCAACTTCGATATTCAAGTCCCACCCTCAGACTTATCGGACGACCGTAGAAGATTGCTAGAGTTAAAGGAGGAAACTGATGTGACATTCGAGGTAGAAGGTGAGGTTTTCCATGCCCACAAGATTGTGCTCACAATGCGCTCTCCAGTCTTTAAAGTGGAACTCTACGAGCCGAAGAGAGACACAGGAGGTATGGAGAACAAAACAATCGAATGTATGGATCCTGTTGTTTTCGAGGCATTGCTTCACTTCATATATACTGATTCGTTTCCCGTCATGGATGATCTTGATCATGATGAGAAAGAAGACATGGTTAAGCATTTTCTTGTAGCTACGGACAGGTATGGCATGGAAAGGATGAAGTCGGTATGCGAGAGCATCCTTTGCAAGGGATTTGATGTTGAGAGTGTCGCATCCACTTTAGCTTTAGCTGCCCAGCATTGCTGTATCAGTCTCAAAGATGCTTGCATTGAATTTATCATCTCTCGGAATAGAATGGATGTTGTGTTAGCAAACCAAGGGTACGAGCACCCCAAGAGAGTTTGTCTCGCTGCTGCTGTGGAACTATGGGAGAAAGCAGCTAAGTCGATATGGTACAATAAGATCATCCAGGGTGAACTTATGAATTGCTATGTTAGTTGATGCATGCATAGCTTTGAAAGTGGAAATTGGCTTGTCCTATAGTTTTCTGAGATACTCTCGTCTTCGAGCGAAGGACGGAGTTTACATAATGTTCGTTTGAATTTTACAATTAAAACCATGCATGTTATGTGATGATATAAATCTTTTCTATCTCATTGATACATGCTCTAAGGTGTTCCGATCTGCTGAGTAAGCACTACGTTTATTGTAcaaattatgattttagtgccctcttgatttctGAAGAAGCGACTAAATTATCCAGTTACTACTCCATAACGGGTTATCACAGATGGTTATGGGTTTTGTCTCTATAAAAGTATCTGTGATATCAATCTTGTTACAGACGGTTACAATTCTGTCTGTAATAGAGCTACACACAGACGGATCTAAATAAGACCTATGTCTGTAATATAGCTATACATAGATGGATTTTCTGAAAAAACTATCTATACGTATTAAGGGTCACATACGATTTTTGTTAAAACCCATCTGTATAAAGTGTTacagtcaatttttttaaacCGTTTGTGTGACCATTTCCCCCTAAGAAACTATTTTGCTTCCTGACTGCTCTCATAATatacataaaaacatcacagtcATTTACGTATcacaaataagaacatcacaaatATATACATAATTGCATCACacgaatatatatacacataagaacacatatatataacacaTCAGAACACATTGTTCTATACACAGAAGTAGCACATATTGTTCATGACACAAACCTACTAGCTATACACAATCCCTAATTGTATCTCGTGTGGTCTTCcagaaggatgagatgattggCATCATTGACAACGTCTTCCAAAAGGATGCGATGGTTGGAGACGTCATCTTCTAGAAGAATGAGATGATTGACATAATTGACGATGTCATTTTCtagaaggatgagatgattgacatcattgacCATGCCATCTTCcagaaggatgagatgattgacatcatttCAGCTGCCTGTGTTTCACCACAATGTGAACCGAAGCATCATCTCGCTGTTATCCAGATCAGGCTCCATCCTAACTAACTCAGCCATGTGCTAGAATCAAACTGCATTGCTACCAAATCTCCAGCCTTTGTTAAGTAAGAGATGACAGTTCAAACTAGTTTTGCAGTTGACAAAAATGTCTCACTTGTGATaaacaacaatagagaaatttctatttagaataacaGACAATAGAACATGattcacagaaaaaaaaactaggtcTACGGTGATACCCTTCACAGCAACAAAGAACACATATTCCACATAACCGAAATTGACGCAGAGCATCCGAATCATGGAAGTAGTCATAGGAACAACCCCATCATCTCAGCGTTTGATAGCAATGAACAAATACATTACAGATCTAAGACACACAAACAACACATTACCTTCAGTACACCAGATCGAAGCAAACCCTAATAAAACTGCGATGAAAACCCTACTCACCTCAGTGCAAGGAAGGGGATTCGGCGCCCAGATCTCGCCCTTCCGTTGCGGAAACAAACCCTAGCTAACCTTTGAGGAAGGGGCTTGGATGGCaacgaagagagagagggagatgaaCTTCTCATAGCTTTAGCTTCATTGAGCAAGGGGAGACGGACGATTTGTTTTTATGGGGGTAGCAGGAAGCCAAAGAGCGAgaggtcaaatttaaaatagtaccCGGGTCTTTAACTACaaacagtttttcagaaaatctTTGTACCTATCTTACAGACACAGATGGATCTTACTAGAACCCTAAGTGACAATATCACAGACGGATTTCTTTAAACACCATCTGTGTCTGTATGATCGAAATAGACGAATTTGTAAAAACTGTATGTGAATTCTAACACACCCAAACGATGATCATGTTATAGACACGTTTGTCTTAGCAACCGTCTGTGGATATTTTgctagtgatgggttataaaaACTGTCTGTGACATTCTATCTGCTTTCACTGATTCCGTGGTATTGAGTCTAACGTCAAGGAACACTGCCATTACCAGTTTCGTAATGCTGAAACGTTTGCTAATGGCAACATCATTCGTTGCAACTTGTTCAGCagcataacaaataattattgAAATTTAATGTTCCAGTCTATGCTAATTTCCAGAAATTTTGAGAGGGTGATGACCGTTCACCGTACAGAGCCTCCCTTTCCGATTAGCAAAATATTTCATTACAACACTTCTAGCAATAAGTTCTTATTGGAAAATGTTATAAAATTATTGCATATCTGCACCCGTACGAATTGTAATAACTTGTCCACTTGTTTGCAGAGATCTAATGGAGAAGAGTAGGTTTTCATTCTTCCTGTATGGCGTCGCTTTCGGTCACATTAAAATTATCCTTTGAGTAGCAACAAGCAACATTATAATGTGGAAGTCGTTGAGCAAAATCAATTACTCCTTTGAGTACTAGAAGCAACTTGATGTTATCATACCACTAATTAATTGTACGTTGACGACAGCTTTTCTGTCGAGTGCTCGTTGTGCTGGTCGCATTACTGCTGTCAGATAAAACTTTGATTTCTCTTTTATttgaagatgaagaaatcgTTATATTCCCGAGAATAACTTCCGAGATAGTCTGACTACGTGCCCCACTTGGTGCATTGGAAAATTTGAAAGGAGCAAATATAATCAGTTTTCTGATGTCAAGAGTATGACTTCTGAGGTTTTGGAAGAAGA
Protein-coding regions in this window:
- the LOC133896237 gene encoding BTB/POZ and MATH domain-containing protein 1-like, whose product is MRKTKLDLLTVDFVQDDCLLIECDVIVIKESLVKETALASNFDIQVPPSDLSDDRRRLLELKEETDVTFEVEGEVFHAHKIVLTMRSPVFKVELYEPKRDTGGMENKTIECMDPVVFEALLHFIYTDSFPVMDDLDHDEKEDMVKHFLVATDRYGMERMKSVCESILCKGFDVESVASTLALAAQHCCISLKDACIEFIISRNRMDVVLANQGYEHPKRVCLAAAVELWEKAAKSIWYNKIIQGELMNCYVS